In the Leifsonia sp. 466MF genome, one interval contains:
- a CDS encoding glycoside hydrolase family 5 protein has translation MDSSLRPRPAGFVRAEGTQLVDDSGPLLLRGVGLGNWLLAEGYMWRFGDEMSSPRQIEARIEALVGSERAGAFWRRFRDSFVTERDFALIAERGFDHVRLPINARGVMDDDGGLREGGFELIERAVRWSEQHGLRILLDLHGAPGGQTGTNIDDSPNGLPELFMSPRYRAQTVELWRELARRYRDREAVLGYDLLNEPLPNEWQHRYNDELVDLYRELTAAIRAIDDRHLLMYEGSHWATNPEPVRHRFDDNQAVQFHRYWCPPDETSIADFLQLRNDLGVPIYMGEGGENTPGWIYAATRLYERHGIGWNFWPWKKLDTLTSPLSVRPPEGWDRIADPAEHPEPEEAARTLDAFLASVPADRCDVRTPVLDALFARPDLHLPAWTGVRDAAETPIDDLTPSVVPDGIWHHTAGRPYAHDEYVPVELHPGSRLSFGFSAPPRSWTVDADRPHAVTASWDDGALILAVAERVLVRRLEVSV, from the coding sequence ATGGACTCTTCCCTCCGCCCCCGCCCGGCCGGCTTCGTGCGCGCCGAGGGGACCCAGCTGGTCGACGACTCCGGCCCCCTCCTGCTCCGCGGGGTGGGGCTCGGCAACTGGCTGCTGGCCGAGGGGTACATGTGGCGGTTCGGCGACGAAATGTCCTCCCCGCGTCAGATCGAGGCGCGCATCGAAGCCCTGGTCGGCAGCGAGCGGGCGGGGGCGTTCTGGCGACGCTTCCGGGACTCGTTCGTGACGGAGCGGGACTTCGCGCTCATCGCCGAGCGGGGGTTCGACCACGTCCGGCTCCCGATCAACGCCCGCGGCGTGATGGACGACGACGGCGGACTCCGGGAGGGGGGCTTCGAGCTGATCGAGCGCGCGGTGCGCTGGAGCGAGCAGCACGGCCTGCGCATCCTGCTTGACCTGCACGGGGCGCCCGGCGGTCAGACCGGCACCAACATCGACGACTCTCCGAACGGTCTGCCCGAGCTGTTCATGTCGCCTCGCTACCGCGCGCAGACCGTGGAGCTGTGGCGTGAGCTCGCGCGCCGGTATCGCGACCGGGAGGCGGTGCTCGGCTATGACCTGCTCAACGAGCCGCTCCCGAACGAGTGGCAGCACCGCTACAACGACGAGCTCGTCGACCTCTACCGCGAGCTGACGGCGGCGATCCGCGCGATCGACGACCGGCACCTGCTGATGTACGAAGGGAGCCACTGGGCGACGAACCCGGAGCCCGTGCGCCATCGCTTCGACGACAATCAGGCGGTCCAGTTCCACCGCTACTGGTGCCCGCCCGACGAGACCAGCATCGCCGATTTCCTGCAGCTGCGGAACGATCTCGGCGTTCCGATCTACATGGGCGAGGGCGGGGAGAACACCCCCGGCTGGATCTACGCGGCCACCCGCCTGTACGAGCGGCACGGCATCGGCTGGAACTTCTGGCCGTGGAAGAAGCTCGACACGCTCACCTCTCCGCTGTCCGTCCGGCCGCCCGAGGGATGGGACCGGATCGCCGACCCGGCCGAGCATCCCGAACCCGAGGAGGCAGCGCGCACCCTCGATGCGTTCCTCGCGTCCGTGCCGGCGGATCGCTGCGACGTGCGCACACCGGTGCTGGACGCGCTCTTCGCGCGTCCCGACCTGCACCTCCCGGCCTGGACCGGCGTCCGGGACGCGGCCGAGACGCCCATCGACGACCTCACTCCGTCCGTGGTGCCGGACGGCATCTGGCATCACACCGCCGGGCGACCGTACGCCCACGACGAGTACGTGCCGGTGGAGTTGCATCCCGGCTCCCGGCTCTCCTTCGGGTTCTCGGCACCGCCGCGATCGTGGACCGTGGATGCCGACCGGCCGCACGCCGTCACCGCCAGCTGGGACGACGGCGCGCTCATCCTCGCGGTCGCCGAGCGCGTGCTGGTGCGCAGACTCGAGGTCAGCGTATGA
- a CDS encoding carbohydrate ABC transporter permease, which translates to MSTTELLARGSRRLVTDGPGDDEPAAAPRRRVRRGRVGTVIIGALLAIGALATAFPFLWMVFASVKPRSESVAYPPQLLPKEPTFQYFVQLFTELDFGRYLLNTLIIVVICMLGLLLMAAAGYGFAKFRFPGRDALFFLVLVTMMIPGQVTMIPSYLILNGMKLTNTLVGIALPMLVSGFAVFLFRQFMATIPTEIVEAARMDGAGEWRIFFRIILPMSGPILAVQVVLTFIAGWNSFLWPLIIANDQNLYTLSVGLSLLNQQIATNPSLQMAASTLMVVPILIVFVVFQRYVVQGFALSGLK; encoded by the coding sequence ATGTCGACTACTGAGCTGCTCGCCCGCGGAAGCCGCCGGCTCGTCACCGACGGGCCCGGCGACGACGAGCCCGCGGCCGCACCCCGTCGCCGTGTGCGCCGCGGCCGCGTCGGCACCGTGATCATCGGCGCCTTGCTCGCCATCGGCGCATTGGCGACCGCGTTCCCCTTCCTCTGGATGGTGTTCGCGTCGGTCAAGCCGCGCAGCGAATCCGTCGCCTACCCGCCGCAGCTGCTGCCGAAGGAGCCCACCTTCCAGTACTTCGTCCAGCTCTTCACCGAGCTCGACTTCGGCCGGTACCTCCTGAACACGCTGATCATCGTGGTCATCTGCATGCTGGGCCTTCTGCTCATGGCCGCGGCCGGCTACGGGTTCGCGAAGTTCCGCTTCCCCGGGCGGGACGCGCTGTTCTTCCTCGTGCTGGTCACCATGATGATCCCGGGCCAGGTCACCATGATCCCGAGCTACCTCATCCTCAACGGGATGAAACTGACCAACACCCTGGTCGGCATCGCCCTGCCGATGCTCGTCTCGGGCTTCGCGGTCTTCCTCTTCCGGCAGTTCATGGCGACCATCCCCACCGAGATCGTCGAGGCGGCCCGGATGGACGGGGCGGGGGAGTGGCGCATCTTCTTCCGCATCATCCTGCCGATGTCCGGCCCCATCCTCGCGGTGCAGGTCGTTCTCACCTTCATCGCCGGCTGGAACAGCTTCCTCTGGCCGCTGATCATCGCCAACGACCAGAACCTCTACACGCTCTCCGTCGGGCTCTCGCTGCTCAACCAGCAGATCGCCACCAACCCGTCGCTGCAGATGGCCGCCTCCACGCTGATGGTCGTTCCGATCCTGATCGTCTTCGTCGTCTTCCAGCGCTACGTGGTGCAGGGCTTCGCCCTCTCCGGACTCAAGTGA
- a CDS encoding carbohydrate ABC transporter permease: MKTRLVPYTFVAPAMLLLIAFGILPIAVALLVSFTDMNLAGLGNWSRIQFVGGDNYAALFADPAFWQALGNTALFAFIGVPSVIVLSLLIALALNRSQGRFFRALRSFYFVPAITAIVAVALVWGYLYNTQFGLFNYLLSLVGLPPVPWLSDPTVVKFSVVLVAVWRGLGLNVIIFLAALQGVPKEYLEAASIDGASGARRTWSIVIPLLRFAIFFVTITTVIAWLQFFDEPFVLTKGGPLGASTSISLFLYQKGFSSSQFGYASAGSVVLVAIIAIITVVQLRLRRSDVDY, from the coding sequence ATGAAGACCCGACTCGTCCCCTACACGTTCGTCGCCCCGGCGATGCTGCTCCTGATCGCGTTCGGCATCCTGCCGATCGCCGTCGCCCTCCTCGTCAGCTTCACCGACATGAACCTCGCCGGACTCGGCAACTGGTCGCGCATCCAGTTCGTCGGAGGCGACAACTACGCGGCCCTGTTCGCCGATCCCGCCTTCTGGCAGGCGCTGGGAAACACCGCGCTGTTCGCCTTCATCGGCGTGCCCAGTGTGATCGTGCTCTCGCTCCTCATCGCGCTCGCCCTCAACCGGTCGCAGGGGCGGTTCTTCCGTGCGCTGCGCTCCTTCTACTTCGTCCCGGCCATCACGGCCATCGTCGCCGTCGCGCTCGTGTGGGGGTACCTCTACAACACGCAGTTCGGCCTCTTCAACTACCTGCTGTCGCTGGTGGGGCTGCCACCCGTGCCCTGGCTCTCCGACCCGACGGTCGTCAAGTTCTCGGTCGTGCTCGTCGCCGTCTGGCGGGGGCTCGGCCTCAACGTGATCATCTTCCTCGCCGCCCTCCAGGGCGTGCCGAAGGAGTATCTGGAGGCCGCCTCGATCGACGGGGCCTCCGGGGCGCGCCGCACGTGGTCGATCGTAATCCCGCTGCTGCGGTTCGCGATCTTCTTCGTGACCATCACGACCGTGATCGCCTGGCTCCAGTTCTTCGACGAGCCGTTCGTGCTCACCAAGGGCGGCCCGCTCGGCGCCTCCACCTCCATCTCGCTCTTCCTGTACCAGAAGGGCTTCTCGTCGAGCCAGTTCGGCTACGCCAGCGCCGGCTCGGTCGTCCTCGTCGCGATCATCGCGATCATCACCGTCGTCCAGCTGCGTCTGAGGAGATCCGATGTCGACTACTGA
- a CDS encoding extracellular solute-binding protein, which translates to MKRMRWLALGTAALAAATLAGCSSSGSSGDATAGKDLTVWVMGDSSAHFDALVKPFEEKSGIDVKTVAIPWDNVDQKFTTAVASGDGPDVVQIGLSKLRTYADSGALMTLDDATLGDYPNLAASNFVEGVAGDATAIGGKVVSVPWVSDTRVLFYRSDILGAAGIDAPPATWDELRADAKKLTARGNGSYGYYIPQWDSALPVIMTWDQGGEIVNSKGTIDFDSPEFEKAVDLYTGLYADKSVPTNSDFDQTQGFVTGTTPMLVSGPYLAAAISQAAPELAGKWNVTTVPAAEKDTSLLAGSNLGVWGSTKNKAGALQLLDYLSQPDVQVKWYESDGQLPTVTKALEDEKLSADPMVAVYTKQLASSRLLPLVPNWDGETGKALLDSLNSIVLTGANRDETLKNLFTTTSGTSAK; encoded by the coding sequence ATGAAGAGAATGCGCTGGCTCGCCCTGGGCACCGCCGCCCTGGCCGCCGCCACCCTCGCCGGCTGCTCCTCCTCCGGCTCGTCCGGCGACGCGACCGCCGGAAAGGACCTGACCGTCTGGGTCATGGGAGACAGCTCCGCCCACTTCGACGCGCTGGTGAAGCCGTTCGAGGAGAAGAGCGGGATCGACGTCAAGACCGTCGCGATCCCGTGGGACAACGTCGACCAGAAGTTCACGACGGCCGTCGCCTCCGGAGACGGACCGGACGTTGTCCAGATCGGTCTCTCCAAGCTGCGCACCTACGCCGACAGCGGCGCGCTGATGACCCTCGACGACGCCACCCTCGGCGACTACCCGAACCTCGCCGCATCCAACTTCGTCGAGGGCGTCGCCGGCGATGCCACCGCCATCGGAGGGAAGGTCGTCTCGGTGCCCTGGGTGTCCGACACCCGCGTGCTGTTCTACCGCAGCGACATCCTCGGCGCCGCGGGAATCGACGCTCCTCCGGCCACCTGGGACGAACTGCGCGCCGACGCGAAGAAGCTCACCGCGCGCGGCAACGGCTCGTACGGCTACTACATCCCGCAGTGGGACAGCGCCCTCCCCGTCATCATGACGTGGGACCAGGGCGGAGAGATCGTGAACTCGAAGGGCACGATCGACTTCGACTCGCCCGAGTTCGAGAAGGCGGTCGACCTCTACACCGGCCTCTACGCGGACAAGAGCGTTCCCACCAACAGCGACTTCGACCAGACCCAGGGGTTCGTGACCGGCACGACGCCCATGCTGGTGAGCGGACCGTACCTGGCCGCGGCGATCTCGCAGGCGGCTCCCGAGCTCGCCGGCAAGTGGAACGTGACGACGGTCCCGGCGGCCGAGAAGGACACGTCCCTCCTCGCCGGCTCCAACCTCGGCGTCTGGGGCTCCACTAAGAACAAGGCGGGTGCCCTTCAGCTGCTCGACTACCTCTCCCAGCCCGACGTGCAGGTGAAGTGGTACGAGTCCGACGGACAGCTCCCGACGGTCACGAAGGCACTGGAGGACGAGAAGCTCTCCGCCGACCCGATGGTCGCGGTCTACACGAAGCAGCTCGCCTCGTCGCGGCTGCTGCCCCTCGTCCCGAACTGGGACGGTGAGACCGGCAAGGCCCTGCTCGACTCGCTGAACTCCATCGTGCTGACCGGCGCGAATCGCGACGAGACGCTGAAGAACCTGTTCACCACCACCAGCGGAACGTCCGCGAAATGA
- a CDS encoding GH1 family beta-glucosidase, translated as MTLTDPSGLPVDFPPDFLWGVATAAYQIEGAAAEGGRGPSIWDTFSHTPGLTHRGDTGDIACDHYHRLGADLDLIASLGLTAYRFSLSWSRLQPSGRGPLNPEGVAFYRRMLTGLAERGIGPFVTLYHWDLPQPLEDLGGWPERETALRFEEFTARVADALGDLAQDWITLNEPWCSAFLGYGYGAHAPGRRDLRLATAAAHHLNLAHGLALRALRSALPGARVGVTDIVTDIVAGEGPDDAAAADRLDAVSNRVFLDPVYRGEYGAGVHALLDPHGLADLIHDGDLALISAPVDFVGLNHYQRVIATADPATPFGVRETPAQPATTSFGWSVIPDSLHAVLLRISREYSGLPVYITESGASFDDYVDPEGGVDDTERVAYLAGYFAAASRAIASGVDLRGYFVWSLLDNFEWAEGYSKRFGIVYVDYRTQERIPKLSARWYRDLVSQHARLTTADLP; from the coding sequence ATGACTCTCACCGACCCGAGCGGCCTCCCGGTCGACTTCCCCCCGGACTTCCTCTGGGGCGTCGCCACCGCGGCCTATCAGATCGAGGGCGCAGCGGCCGAGGGCGGACGCGGCCCGAGCATCTGGGACACCTTCAGCCACACGCCCGGCCTCACACATCGCGGGGACACGGGTGACATCGCCTGCGACCACTATCACCGGCTCGGCGCCGACCTCGACCTGATCGCGTCGCTCGGCCTCACCGCGTACCGGTTCTCGCTCTCCTGGTCGCGACTCCAGCCGAGCGGGCGCGGCCCGCTCAACCCGGAGGGCGTCGCCTTCTACCGGCGGATGCTGACGGGGCTCGCCGAGCGCGGCATCGGGCCCTTCGTGACCCTCTACCACTGGGATCTGCCGCAGCCGCTGGAGGATCTCGGCGGCTGGCCGGAGCGGGAGACCGCGCTGCGCTTCGAGGAGTTCACCGCCCGCGTCGCCGACGCGCTTGGCGATCTCGCGCAGGACTGGATCACCCTCAACGAGCCGTGGTGCTCCGCCTTCCTCGGTTACGGCTACGGAGCACACGCGCCGGGCCGGCGCGACCTCCGGCTCGCCACCGCGGCCGCACACCACCTCAACCTCGCGCACGGGCTGGCCCTGCGCGCTCTGCGCTCCGCTCTGCCCGGTGCGCGGGTCGGCGTGACGGACATCGTCACCGACATCGTCGCAGGGGAGGGGCCGGACGACGCCGCTGCCGCGGACCGCCTCGACGCCGTGAGCAACCGGGTGTTCCTCGACCCGGTGTACCGCGGGGAGTACGGGGCCGGCGTGCACGCCCTCCTCGATCCTCACGGGCTCGCGGACCTCATCCACGACGGCGACCTCGCGCTCATCTCGGCACCCGTCGACTTCGTCGGCCTCAACCACTACCAGCGTGTGATCGCCACGGCCGACCCGGCCACCCCGTTCGGCGTGCGCGAGACCCCCGCGCAGCCGGCGACCACCTCGTTCGGCTGGTCCGTCATCCCGGACTCGCTGCACGCCGTGCTGCTCCGCATCTCCCGCGAGTACTCCGGCCTGCCGGTCTACATCACCGAGAGCGGCGCCAGCTTCGACGACTACGTCGACCCGGAAGGCGGTGTGGACGACACGGAACGCGTCGCCTACCTCGCCGGCTACTTCGCCGCCGCATCCCGGGCGATCGCCTCCGGCGTCGACCTCCGCGGCTACTTCGTCTGGTCCCTGCTCGACAACTTCGAGTGGGCGGAGGGCTACTCCAAACGGTTCGGCATCGTCTACGTCGACTACCGCACCCAGGAGCGCATCCCCAAGCTCAGCGCCCGCTGGTACCGCGACCTCGTGTCGCAGCACGCCCGTCTCACCACCGCCGACCTCCCATAG
- a CDS encoding discoidin domain-containing protein, which yields MKRYVVAALVTAAAVAATAVLPVTAANAAALTATDFLKANGNVLKKASGTGSTVNLRGTNIGGWLTQEDWMSPLGEFAADRTGWTVTASAGTAANALDGSGTSRWTTGANQAGGEWIRLDLGANTLFNRLTVDNTANAGQWPRALNIETSTNGTTWTSVATQAGTDGLTTVKFTPQVARYVRATQTGTAATPWSVGEINLYSDPVLFNGTHTATASASAPGTNAQMVLDGNTSTVWQTGAAQAPGQSLTIDLGRNVDMDKVLFDAGAATANDYPRIYDVFTSYDNTTWTQVASGYGSNRVTQADFQGSKNGRYLRIVSNGTSTQWWSVAEVAISSGTSLDRGGWSVVSSVGATPAAMLDGNTGTRWATGAAQAPGQTVTVDMGALVTLNNVTTDTAKNTTDEDDWMRGYSLQLSRDGSTWSTVASGVGTRKATTIGFTAQAARYVRLTQTGSAGNWWSIGELTAGLYNDDYSLTNTMTSRFGTATTASVVGTHQDTWFTATDLDNIQATGMNFIRVPIGWNVFLNLDGTWKSNPWTKIDWVVSQAASRGIYTLIDLHTVPGGGCPWGSCGRIGPNPNGFWGSATYQNWVEDIWKKIATRYNGNPAVAGYDLINEPLIDYGEDTDDVAQKSAYYDRLYDAVRAIDADHTIFLGAFFGLDKIAPPSTYGWTNVAYEYHPYDMPNSKDWTAQNQLVTNELGGLAAKLSDPGVPILYGEYSLYYNDDVWARFMAGLNASSVSWSNWSYKVKGSADDGFAYWGLYYDNRKPVPVINSDDAATFQSKLAQFGTSNFTQNTRFVGTIAKYAGGLSTFSPTAISHTGWTATASTTAAGSSAASGIDGANGTSWQSGQAMAGGEWYRIDMGANRTVAMVTVQTASGSKWDYPRGFTVETSLDGSTWSTAATGIAYGWKRPISIAPTTARYIRITQTGVAPQWWTIDEVTVYSSY from the coding sequence GTGAAACGATACGTAGTGGCCGCGCTGGTGACAGCCGCGGCCGTGGCGGCGACAGCCGTCCTGCCCGTCACCGCGGCCAACGCCGCGGCTCTCACCGCCACCGACTTCCTGAAGGCCAACGGGAACGTCCTGAAGAAGGCGTCGGGGACCGGATCCACCGTCAACCTCCGCGGAACGAACATCGGCGGCTGGCTCACGCAGGAGGACTGGATGTCCCCGCTCGGCGAGTTCGCGGCCGACCGGACCGGATGGACCGTGACCGCGTCGGCCGGCACCGCCGCGAACGCCCTGGACGGCTCCGGCACCAGCCGCTGGACGACCGGGGCCAACCAGGCCGGCGGGGAGTGGATCCGGCTCGACCTGGGCGCCAACACGCTCTTCAACCGGCTCACCGTCGACAACACGGCCAACGCCGGCCAGTGGCCGCGCGCCCTGAACATCGAGACGTCCACCAACGGCACCACCTGGACGAGCGTCGCGACCCAGGCGGGGACGGACGGCCTGACCACCGTCAAGTTCACTCCGCAGGTCGCCCGGTACGTGCGCGCCACTCAGACCGGCACGGCGGCGACGCCGTGGTCGGTCGGGGAGATCAACCTCTACAGCGACCCGGTGCTCTTCAACGGCACGCACACCGCCACCGCCTCCGCGAGCGCGCCCGGTACCAACGCCCAGATGGTCCTCGACGGAAACACCTCGACGGTGTGGCAGACGGGAGCCGCTCAGGCGCCCGGCCAGAGCCTCACCATCGACCTCGGCCGCAACGTCGACATGGACAAGGTGCTCTTCGACGCCGGCGCGGCCACGGCCAACGACTACCCGCGCATCTACGACGTGTTCACGTCCTACGACAACACCACCTGGACCCAGGTGGCGAGTGGATACGGCTCGAACCGGGTCACGCAGGCGGACTTCCAGGGCAGCAAGAACGGGCGCTACCTCCGGATCGTCTCGAACGGGACGTCCACGCAGTGGTGGTCGGTCGCGGAGGTCGCGATCTCGAGCGGCACCTCCCTCGACCGCGGCGGCTGGTCCGTCGTCTCGTCGGTCGGAGCGACCCCGGCCGCCATGCTCGACGGCAACACCGGGACCCGCTGGGCGACCGGGGCGGCCCAGGCGCCCGGGCAGACCGTGACCGTCGACATGGGCGCACTCGTCACGCTCAACAACGTGACGACGGACACGGCGAAGAACACCACCGATGAGGACGACTGGATGCGCGGCTACAGCCTCCAGCTGTCGCGAGACGGCTCCACCTGGAGCACCGTGGCCTCCGGCGTCGGAACGCGGAAGGCCACCACGATCGGGTTCACGGCCCAGGCCGCGCGCTACGTGCGCCTGACGCAGACCGGATCGGCGGGCAACTGGTGGTCGATCGGCGAGCTCACGGCGGGCCTCTACAACGACGACTACTCGCTGACGAACACGATGACCTCGCGGTTCGGCACGGCGACGACGGCCTCGGTGGTCGGCACGCATCAGGACACCTGGTTCACCGCGACCGACCTGGACAACATCCAGGCCACCGGGATGAACTTCATCCGCGTGCCCATCGGCTGGAACGTGTTCCTCAACCTCGACGGCACGTGGAAGTCGAACCCGTGGACGAAGATCGACTGGGTCGTCAGCCAGGCCGCCTCCCGTGGCATCTACACGCTCATCGACCTGCACACGGTGCCGGGCGGAGGCTGCCCGTGGGGCTCCTGCGGCCGCATCGGTCCGAACCCGAACGGGTTCTGGGGCAGTGCCACCTACCAGAACTGGGTCGAGGACATCTGGAAGAAGATCGCGACGCGCTACAACGGCAACCCCGCCGTCGCGGGATACGACCTCATCAACGAGCCGCTGATCGACTACGGCGAGGACACGGACGACGTGGCCCAGAAGAGCGCGTACTACGACCGCCTCTACGACGCCGTCCGGGCGATCGACGCCGACCACACGATCTTCCTCGGGGCGTTCTTCGGCCTCGACAAGATCGCGCCGCCGTCGACGTACGGCTGGACCAACGTCGCGTACGAGTACCACCCGTACGACATGCCGAACTCGAAGGACTGGACGGCGCAGAACCAGCTCGTGACGAACGAGCTGGGCGGCCTCGCGGCCAAGCTCTCCGACCCCGGGGTTCCGATCCTCTACGGCGAGTACTCGCTGTACTACAACGACGATGTCTGGGCCCGGTTCATGGCCGGTCTGAACGCGTCGAGCGTCTCGTGGTCGAACTGGTCGTACAAGGTCAAAGGCTCTGCCGACGACGGCTTCGCCTACTGGGGTCTCTACTACGACAACCGCAAGCCGGTCCCGGTGATCAACAGCGACGACGCCGCCACGTTCCAGTCGAAGCTGGCCCAGTTCGGAACGTCGAACTTCACCCAGAACACCCGGTTCGTCGGCACGATCGCCAAGTACGCGGGTGGCCTGTCCACCTTCTCGCCGACGGCGATCAGCCACACCGGCTGGACGGCGACCGCCTCCACGACCGCGGCGGGCTCGTCCGCGGCCTCCGGGATCGACGGCGCCAACGGCACCTCGTGGCAGAGCGGGCAGGCGATGGCCGGCGGTGAGTGGTACCGGATCGACATGGGCGCGAACCGCACGGTCGCCATGGTGACCGTGCAGACCGCGAGCGGTTCGAAGTGGGACTACCCGCGCGGCTTCACGGTGGAGACGTCTCTCGACGGCTCCACCTGGTCGACCGCCGCCACCGGAATCGCGTACGGCTGGAAGCGGCCGATCTCGATCGCCCCGACCACCGCGCGCTACATCCGGATCACCCAGACCGGCGTCGCGCCGCAGTGGTGGACCATCGACGAGGTGACCGTCTACTCGTCGTACTGA
- a CDS encoding TetR/AcrR family transcriptional regulator, translated as MTVTRGRPRGFDTDDALDRAIEVFWRQGYEGTTLDDLTDAMGIKRPSLYAAFGNKEATFRRAVERYSAVDMAYVSEALAQPTARAVAEHYLRSNVVAITRPGKPAGCLSVQGGLAGSPEDERIVRFLADSRAAGERRFAERFRRARSEGDLPPGESPTELARYLSTVSAGLAVQAAAGASRRALMAVAERALRAFPGGSA; from the coding sequence ATGACGGTGACGCGCGGGCGCCCCCGGGGATTCGACACCGATGACGCGCTCGACCGCGCGATCGAGGTGTTCTGGCGCCAGGGGTATGAGGGGACGACGCTCGACGATCTGACGGACGCCATGGGCATCAAACGGCCCAGCCTCTATGCGGCCTTCGGCAACAAGGAGGCCACGTTCCGTCGCGCGGTCGAGCGCTACTCAGCGGTGGACATGGCGTATGTCTCCGAGGCGCTGGCCCAGCCGACGGCACGGGCCGTCGCCGAGCACTACCTCCGCAGCAACGTCGTGGCGATCACCCGGCCCGGCAAGCCGGCGGGGTGCCTCTCGGTGCAGGGCGGCCTCGCGGGCAGTCCGGAGGACGAGCGGATCGTGCGCTTCCTCGCCGACAGCAGGGCAGCAGGCGAGCGGAGGTTCGCCGAGCGTTTCCGGCGCGCGCGGTCGGAGGGCGACCTTCCGCCGGGGGAGAGCCCGACCGAGCTCGCGCGCTACCTCTCGACCGTGAGCGCCGGCCTCGCGGTGCAGGCCGCCGCCGGCGCATCCCGCCGCGCGCTGATGGCGGTCGCGGAGCGCGCGCTCCGGGCCTTTCCTGGAGGCTCGGCGTAA
- a CDS encoding SDR family NAD(P)-dependent oxidoreductase → MSTASTTAAPTTPLTLAGKRALVTGGSRGIGAGIARSLAAHGAEVAITYWSSPERATALVDEITAAGGTAVAIRANNGDAAAAREGVRDAVQALGGLDILVNNAGGGWFEPFTETPDEHIEHTIDLNVRGTVYTTQAALESLPDGGRIITIGSVNAERIPFTGGAVYGLTKAAMVGFTKGLARDLAARGITANVVQPGPIDTDGNPASGEAGDYLAGFTAFGRFGHSSDVGELVSWIASDAAGYMTGSAVTIDGGWTA, encoded by the coding sequence ATGAGCACCGCATCCACCACCGCAGCACCGACCACGCCCCTCACCCTCGCCGGCAAGCGAGCCCTCGTCACCGGGGGCTCCCGCGGCATCGGCGCCGGCATCGCCCGCTCGCTCGCCGCCCACGGGGCCGAGGTCGCGATCACCTATTGGTCGTCGCCCGAGCGCGCGACGGCTCTGGTCGATGAGATCACCGCTGCGGGGGGCACAGCTGTCGCCATCCGTGCGAACAACGGAGACGCCGCGGCGGCCCGGGAGGGCGTCCGCGACGCCGTCCAGGCGCTGGGCGGCCTGGACATCCTGGTCAACAACGCGGGAGGCGGATGGTTCGAGCCGTTCACCGAGACGCCGGACGAGCACATCGAGCACACCATCGACCTCAACGTGCGCGGCACCGTGTACACGACGCAGGCGGCGCTCGAGAGCCTTCCCGACGGCGGGCGCATCATCACGATCGGCAGCGTCAACGCCGAGCGGATCCCCTTCACCGGCGGTGCGGTCTACGGGCTCACGAAGGCCGCGATGGTCGGCTTCACCAAGGGGCTCGCGCGCGACCTCGCCGCGCGCGGCATCACCGCCAATGTGGTCCAGCCGGGCCCGATCGACACCGACGGCAACCCGGCCTCGGGCGAGGCCGGCGACTACCTCGCCGGTTTCACCGCGTTCGGCCGCTTCGGCCACAGCTCCGACGTCGGCGAGCTGGTGTCGTGGATCGCGTCCGACGCCGCGGGTTACATGACCGGCTCCGCGGTGACGATCGACGGCGGCTGGACGGCCTGA